The genomic interval AAATATCTCTTACCTTGTTAGCTGCCCTGGCGTTTGCAGTTTTTGACTTCAATATTCCTGTATGGTCTGATGAAGCCTCAGATACGAATTCTGTGGTACAAGGAAACACAGAATTTGCATTTAACCTCTATGCCAAACTGAAAGAAAAGGAAGGCAATCTATTCTTCTCTCCATACAGTATTTCAACAGCACTTGCAATGACCTATGCTGGTGCTCGGGGAAAAACAGAAAAACAGATGGCTGATGTGCTTTACTTTATATTAAAAGATGATAGTCTTTATTCTGCATTTTCAGAGCTCCAGAAGCACTTGAATACTGTGCAAGAAAAAGGAGATATTGAACTTAGTATTGCAAATTCTATCTGGTGTCAAAAGGGTTATACATTTCTTAAAGAATTTCTTAATATTATAAATGATTACTATCAGGGGAAAATCAATTTTGTAAATTTTATTACAGAATGTGAGGATGCAAGAAACAGAATTAACAGATGGGTAGAACAGCAAACAAATGACAAGATTAAGGAATTAATAAAGCCTGGAATTCTTAATCCATTAACACGCCTTGTTCTGGTAAACGCTATTTATTTTAAGGGAAAATGGGAAAGGGAATTTGAAAAAAGATTTACAAAGAAGATGCCTTTCTGGTTGAACTCCAAAGATACAGTTAATTGCCCTGTGATGCGACAGCAAAGTAAATTTCTTTATAGTGAAAATGACAGCTTGCAGATTCTTGAGTTACCTTACCTGGGTAATGAGCTCTCTATGATTGTTTTGCTTCCAAAGAAAATTGATGGACTACAAAAACTGGAACACAATCTTAATATAAATAATCTCAAAAACTGGATGAATTTTAGTAAAGAAGATGTCATAGTGTATCTTCCTAAATTTAAAATGACCTCAGAATTTTCTTTGGGCAAGACTCTCTCATTTATGGGTATGACAGATGC from Candidatus Cloacimonadota bacterium carries:
- a CDS encoding serpin family protein, producing MNNLEKISLTLLAALAFAVFDFNIPVWSDEASDTNSVVQGNTEFAFNLYAKLKEKEGNLFFSPYSISTALAMTYAGARGKTEKQMADVLYFILKDDSLYSAFSELQKHLNTVQEKGDIELSIANSIWCQKGYTFLKEFLNIINDYYQGKINFVNFITECEDARNRINRWVEQQTNDKIKELIKPGILNPLTRLVLVNAIYFKGKWEREFEKRFTKKMPFWLNSKDTVNCPVMRQQSKFLYSENDSLQILELPYLGNELSMIVLLPKKIDGLQKLEHNLNINNLKNWMNFSKEDVIVYLPKFKMTSEFSLGKTLSFMGMTDA